In the genome of Cyanobacteriota bacterium, the window ACTGAAGGAGGCAATGCCAATGAGCACGAAGCCCATGTGTGAAATTGACGAATAGGCCATGCGCCGCTTCAAGTTCTCTTGGGCAAAGGCATTGAGAGCAGCGTAGACAATATTGACTACACCCAAAACGGCCAACACAGGCGCAAAGTAGACATGGGCTTCAGGGAACATTTCCACATTCATGCGAATCAGAGCATAGCCACCCATTTTCAGCATGATCCCAGCTAGCAGCATAGATACTGGAGCTGGAGCCTCACTGTGAGCATCAGGCAGCCAAGTGTGCAGGGGAAAGATGGGCAACTTTACACCATAGGCAATTAACAATGCTGCATACATCACCAGTTCAAAGCCCAAGGTGTAATGCTTCTGAGCAAGGGCTTGCAGATCAAAGGTGATGGTGTTACCGTAGAAGGCCATCGCTAGGCCAGCTACAAGGATGAAAATAGAGCCGATCGCCGTGTAGAGAATAAACTTGGTAGCAGCGTACAATCGTTGCTGTCCACCCCAGATGGCAATCAACAGGTAAACAGGCACCAGTTCCAGTTCCCATGTGAAGAAGAACATCAGTAAATCGCGGGCAACAAACACCCCAATTTGGGCGCTGTACATCACCAACATCAGGAAGTAGAACAGCTTAGGCTTGACTGCTACCTTCCAGGCTGAAAAGATTGCCAGCGTTGTTACCAGACCAGTCAAAACAACCAAGGGCATGGACAGGCCATCGACAGCCACTGACCAATTTAGACCCAGTTGGGGAACCCAAGCATAGGTTTCAACTAATTGAAAGCCTGATGTGCTGAAGTCATAATTTGTCCAAAAGACATAGACGATGAGTGCAAAGTCAATTAGGCTGACAGAAAGAGCATACCAGCGGGTCAACTGATTATATTTGTCTGGCAGAGCGGGAACTAGAAGGGAAGCCACTAGAGGAAACAGCACAATTGCTGTTAGCCAAGGAAATTGCTCAAGTGTCATAGGTAAACCTGCCTATAGGAACTCTGGTTCAACGATGCTGATTCAATCCGTGGGTAGAAAGTTGAAGAGCCGATCGCAGTACCAAGCCTTACCCAGCAGTCCTTCGGCAGGCGATAGCTACGGCTAGTCAATCCAAGCGACAGTTCAGCTACAGGCTCAAAAGTCATTAGGCTTCGCTGCTGTCTCAGCCAAAGGCGACTCCTACAGATGAAATCAACCAATCAACTAGGAACTAGTGATTTCTGCTTATTCTTCCCGTATTTTATTACAAATTATTAAGCTTTGTGAAATCTTAATAATTCCTAGTTGCTATTGGTAAACACACAGCAAAAAACCCCCTACAACTCCTGAAGAGGCTGTTCTGAGGAGATTGATAGAGGGAT includes:
- a CDS encoding NAD(P)H-quinone oxidoreductase subunit 4 encodes the protein MTLEQFPWLTAIVLFPLVASLLVPALPDKYNQLTRWYALSVSLIDFALIVYVFWTNYDFSTSGFQLVETYAWVPQLGLNWSVAVDGLSMPLVVLTGLVTTLAIFSAWKVAVKPKLFYFLMLVMYSAQIGVFVARDLLMFFFTWELELVPVYLLIAIWGGQQRLYAATKFILYTAIGSIFILVAGLAMAFYGNTITFDLQALAQKHYTLGFELVMYAALLIAYGVKLPIFPLHTWLPDAHSEAPAPVSMLLAGIMLKMGGYALIRMNVEMFPEAHVYFAPVLAVLGVVNIVYAALNAFAQENLKRRMAYSSISHMGFVLIGIASFSELGMSGAMVQMISHGLIAAVLFFLTGVTYDRTHTLAMAEMGGIAKRMPTVFALFTIGSMASLALPGMSGFVGEISVFLGLTASGAYSSAFKVTIILLSAVGIILTPIYLLSMLRRVFYGTENTKLASHTTLIDASPREVFIAVCLLLPIIGIGLYPKLVTQTYDIKTTAVVANMRAALPLVAQTSPSANLFAETTAAPTIDNAPSPSATSMSAWLP